The Corythoichthys intestinalis isolate RoL2023-P3 chromosome 1, ASM3026506v1, whole genome shotgun sequence genomic interval tgttggtatctgcacaagacctgagactgggacggagatttatcttccaacaggacaatgatccaaaacataaagccaaatctacaatggaatggttcaaaaataaacgtatccatgtgttagaatggccaagtcaaagtccagacctgaatccaatcgagaatctgtggaaagagctgaagactgctgttcacaaacactctccattcaacctcactgagctcgagctgttttgcaaggaagaatgggcaagaatgtcagtctctcgatatgcaaaactgatagaaacataccccaagcgacttgcagctgtaattggagcaaaaggtggcgctacaaagtattaacgcaagggggccgaataatattgcacgccccacttttcagttttttatttgttaaaaaagtttaaattatccaataaattttgttccacttcacgattgtgtcccacttgttgttgattcttgacaaaaaattaaaattttatatctttatgtttgaagcctgaaatgtggcgaaatgttgcaaggttcaagggggccgaatacttttgcaaggcactgtacaactatcttgtccacacaaaatcagccttttctcacgaaagtttgaaaaaagagcttggaggcttataaatacttcgttgctggttgggtgaaacaggtcctcgtccacgaaaattcggcaggaatctatcttgtgcttggaaaggtgagttacgaaattttcaattcaaaatctattgttattgctaacatccactgtcaagtctaatgtatttcatgtcgtttgtcaatggagttagggcttttaatgtttatatggtttagcgatagcactctcactacatacatacgtgtatgttgtcggcgattagcctagcaatgatcttaattgtggttgtcagcccaaaaccctctaaatatatattaaatgcatcttacaagatataaaatgactactacataatctgtggtaatcgtttggagcccagttttctcgtcgaattgcagcagcccatctcgctctcttctctccgggtctctcggaatccggtagaacttcaagtctctccgtctatcttctctgttattgcaaccgaccgccacacacgccttcaccattttaattattaatgttaacgagcagaaaaacacgtcgtaaataggaggaatgtacgtagccgtaacagggaaacatgatgtgttgacggacaattgggcggcaccagtcaggaggaaggagttgtgacgtcacgtgggtagggtctattttaggactgtgacgtcgcatcataaagcggaagtaaagccgaagtgggacattatagacccgccctcgcatagacacaatTTAATTTGTGAAACTTTtcaccggtaatctttcaaaaacgaacttgccgatcacgcattgcttttttggaacttgtagaaacgactctagacattacaacacataaaggatgttttcttcattcgtttccggaaaccaaaaactcgggaggaaaaaatgcaaagactgaatcaacttgcgcggactttaacaccagctcggtgaatccattcacatttcatatgcattaaacattatgttgggttggcatggtctttcagaggacaaagaggtaggccatttttatatttttaacttatttttttagcgttaacgttgtgctgtactgcttctgtctgaccatGATTGacttgaaaagaattacaatggtatctgaccgccactgttaccgtttctgaaaagaattacaatggtatctgactgccactgttaccgtttctgttatatatataaaacaactttagtaagggggaagtgaaaataaattatagaattaagatgcgttatcaatgaaaaaattacaagtgttcgttggcatcactgagtagcatttgcgatcgctacacaaagctaactaaattacccccaaaaacggtaagagacgtaggacaaccaaaggatatataagaaagacagggctgacggTTTGGGATAGCTTGttcaaacaggagaatgtcattgtcagtcgcgtcgataaaaaagctaaagctatgcttattgttttttttttttttttttactttttcagcctttgacattcaagccatctctttaattgGACATTTTTATgtccttccacatctttgccagtcaatttggcaccaggcacaccattttcggagagaattggtaggtttagctctgtaaacatctccttcgtacacgatttccattcatttcctattagggacaaacggtggcttgtccctacttagcaacagtagctaatgtcatgaatattaatgagcggaagtgacatgttgcttgcggtacgccattgcgtcaaatattttaacgtgattaattaaaaaaattaattactactcattaacgcaaaaaaaaaacaaaaaaaccaaccAAAAAAACTTATCGGTGGGATCAGTGCAGTTACAAATAATGTCTTTTCAATTCAAGTTATGGGGCCAGttgaatcatgaaaaaaaatttcaaaagcagtccaactgttttgtttttacattcaaaaataaatgcaataatTTTTTCCATGTCAATTTCACAGAAAGTTATATCAAtgtctttgttttatttattttattgacaacaacaacaaaataaacaacaatacaaacacaacaatatagacaatactaatacaaaccaaaaaacaaaagaatacaaacacaaatatgccaGGGGGTATAAACATACCAAACATTACAtatcagagggaaaaaaatttgATGAATAATACGATAATCAACTATTCACAAAAAAGTCGTAACTGTTCacaaatataaattattttctCCGCTTTcctattctttgatttttttcaacagattTATGTAGCATACCGTTTCATTGTGGAAATGAGAAAAAGATGGTCACAGCTTGCTGAACTTACATTTGTGGATGTAGAATTTTGACAACAATAGAAGTAGATTGACAATAAAAATATCTTCATCcagctcagtactttgttatgtaccctttgttggcaataacgtaggccaaacattttctgtaactcttcactcttcgcttggtgcaaagaaatcaactgtgggagcaattattagaaaatggaagatatacaagaccactgataatctccctcgatctggggctccatgcaagatctcaccccgaggCGTCaatatgataacaagaacggggagcaaaaatcccagaaccacacggggagacctagtgaatgacctacacagagctgtgaccacagtaacaaaggctactaccagtaacacaatgcggcgccagggactcaaatcctgcactgccagacgtgtccccctgctgaagaaagtacacgtccagtcccgtctgcggtttgctagaaagcatttggatgatacagaagaggactaggagaattatggtcagatgaaaccaaaatagaactttttggtagaaacacaggttctcgtgtttggaggagaaagaatactcaattgcatctgaagaacaccatacccactgtgaagcatgggggtggaaacgtcatgctttggggccatttttctgcaaagggaccaggacgactgatctgtgtaaaggaaagaatgaatggggccatgtatcgagagattttgtgtaaaaatttccttccatcagcaagagcattgaagatgagacgtgtctgggtctttcagcatgacaatgatcccaaacacacagccagggcaacacaggagtggcttcgtaagaaatatttcaaggtcctggtgtggcctagccagtctccagatcgcaaccccatataaaatctgtagagggagctgaaagtccgtgttgcccaacgacagccccaaaacatcactgcttgagaggagagctgcatggaggaatgggccaaaataccagcaacagtgtgtgaaaagcttgttaggagttacagaaaacgtttggcctccgttattgccaacaaagggtacataacaaagtattgagattaacttttggtattgaccaaatacttattttccagcatgatttgcaaatattttcaagtgggagaactggcacaattagtggttgactaaatatttgccccactgtaaccccttttgtactgtttattgtgcgttttcaattgtggtcgaatactaagGTCGAGTTTACGTGATTGTTTCAGATGATGTGCGGATGCgaactgatacagcaataacaaaagatcagCATCcctcagcagctacttgtaaatcttttaccacaaagtgtgcagagAAAAGCCTTTTCACCCGGTGTGCGTACGCGTGTGTTTTGTTAACGCTTGCTTCGAACAAAATCTTTTATAGCAACGAGAACAggaaaaaggcttctctccagtgtgtgtttgtgtgtgtcttgTTAACGCTTGCTTCAtacaaaatcttttatcgcagcgggagcaggcaaaaggcttctctccagtgtgtgtacgtgtgtgtcTTGTTAAATCATGGTTCgtacaaaatcttttatcgcagcgagagcaggcaaaaggcttctctccagtgtgtgtacgcgtgTGTATTGTTAAATCATGCTTCTtacaaaatcttttatcgcagcgagagcaggcaaaaggcttctctccactgtgtgttcttgtgtggttTATAAAAACTTCTTTCGcgatgaatcttttaccacaacttgtgcagacaaaaggcttctcttcagtgtgtgtgagtgtgtgtctcTTTAAACATCCCTTAAAAGTGAATGCTCTACCACAAGATGTGCAttgaaaaggcttctctccagtgtgtgttttaAAGTGACGGTTTAGTAGTTCTTGCCGAGAGAATCTTTTATGgcaaactgagcagggaaaaggcttctctccagtgtgtactGCAGTGTGATCGTTTAAATGTGTTTTCCTGACGAATCTTTTATCGCAGAATGAGCaagcgaaaggcttctctccagtgtgtgttcttatgTGATcgtttaaatcttttttcacaatgaatcttttatcgcaaaatgAGCAAGCGAAAGGCTTCTCCCCAGTGTGTGTAAGCATGTGTCTTTTTAAGTGATGTTTCAGAGAAtatgttttatcacaaagtgagcaggtAAAAGGTTTCCCAAccacttttgtgctgcttttcaATGAGGACTTGTTTAAGAATTCTGAAGCATCTTGGTCAAATTCCTCATCTTCCTCGTCAGTGTTAAAATCAGAAGAGTGTGAAGTCACGTCGTCACTCTCTGAGAGCGGCGCTAACAAACCGTCAGAGGTCAATCGGCCCTCTCCTTTTGGTGTCAGGTGTTGAAATGAGCTGTCGCTCGAAGGTTTTGCTTCCCCACTCTCTTTGCTTGGACCTTCGTCTTCTTCACTCTTCACACTGACAGTCATTGGACACTTAGTGATTTCATCttcctgttcttcttctttaatACTGGGGGTCTCTGGCTCCTCCTGCTGTTTAATGTACGTAATCTCCGACTCCTCCTGTTTAACGTGGAGTGGATCGCGCTTCTGAGGGTGAAGCTCTTTAATAGTGACTTCTGCGGGATActggaaaatgaaaaatatcacGTCATCTGCTAAAGTCGAGCTTTGCTCAGTCTCCTGCCATGATTTTcatgttgtttatttttttttaccgacaCCAAGGCCTTGTTTAGACTGGCAGCCAAAATGTAAAGGGTTCAGCAGCaaacctcttttcacttgctgaatgtgccagtccatttttccccctcaaatgcacatgtgatcggctgatgacttgcatttatttaaaatgtacagtggtatgaaaaagtatctgaaccttttggaatttcccacatttctgcacaaaatcacaatcaaatgtaatctgatctttgtcaaaatcaaacagatgaataaacagtgtttgctttaacaaaaaccacccaaacattttaaggctttcatatattaatgaggatagtatgcaaacaatgacagaaggggggaaactaagtgaaccctctgcctaagtggACAAAGAcgtatgacaggataaaaaaaaataaaaaattaaatgttaattagaatcatattttaagacgattcgactagacacaacaatttggcaaagagcagatgacgagaaatcagtcttttaatctgccgtttcgcCCCGTCTGCCGTTGTCGCGCTAGCGTTATAGCGTCCCCaaatggaggatgacgtcggcagggtcacgatttcatctgatttagaatacggcccattgaggaggaattattcagaacgaggaaaatgcgacgaagagagcagcaaaatgtcattgtttcaatgtctctactccaatattttgacaggatattctttttatccaagtatttttccccaaatgctaaataaatggtatggtcatgacaaatagcagtcttgtgctaaatggaatatgaaatattaaaaatgcatttattcagtactacatggcaaaattactccatgacggtcaaaactgtcgacttcacctttgctgtcgcacctcctgaacgatattaaATGCCACCatcgttagtccggcttttgtcatttccctgccccggcttcgaagAATGtagacaaaccaggaggcgtgacagctagccgacatcctaacccaggggtgggcaaactattccacaaagggccgcagtgggtgtgggattttgttcatacccatcatgaggacagcatttcaccaatccggtttcttacaagtgcaatcagtagatttcagtcaggtgcttcttgtttccactgatacctcattggctaaactgtctgtgctgaataagtttgaacaaagaccaggacccactgcggtcctcgaggaccggtttgcccacccctgtcctaacccgaaccaagtgacgtctcaaagtcttattttccctTTTCGAagcaaagattaaaaaaaaaaaaatcacacaaagctACCCCTtgatcatatcacacggcggcggggttgtcgattgtgttCGCCCATCGGCAACGCGCCCGGCGGCGACCAAGTTACAGGTCGTCGTTCCTATGCTACCACCGGTGAattggaaccttttgaaaccccagaaaggctcacacgcctctccttgGTGCGGcaaaatttttctgcagccgtatggctggcgtgatgccaaaaataaatgaattaatccgcaaaatcagctgaatccttagtccttctcatacaacagtacagctggatagtgaagaggacttcttctaccgtacacgtcacagagccctttctcaactcgagactgaagccggaagtcactcattttcatggcgcgggattaaaaacactaaataaatatagggatcgcttccacacacatgcaagcagtccatttcattcagaagcataaaataccacggaaaatatgaaaaaaaaaacatgctttttgcggtCATAGGCACTTTCAAGATCCAATATAAAGTCTATGCCATGATGACAGGTAAAATtggtaactcattggctgccattaaagtgcctgtgacacgaaaaagcatgtttattccataatacacgcggtattttatgcttctgaatgaaatggaccgtttGGATGTgtttggaagcgatcgctaaatttatttagttttttgattcccgcgccatgaaaatgactgacttccggcaacagtctcgagttgaggaagagggcgctgtgacgtgtacggaggaaggagtcctcttcactatagaccctactcacctacgtcacaaaatgacgtgtcgctgtatccggccgccattttgtccgtattttttagacttattgttttcaattagtcgtgcaagttatagagcaattcatggaagctccggtgttatctgacgctgtacactcattggatgcgttgcataaaaggcgttatgtggaaaagcttcagtttaaccattcgccagatccgtatttgatgcctaaatcgatgtttttcgacccgctgtcttcaccgtctctgcctgacatctgctaccctgatatttacaactatcttgtccacacaaaatcagcctattctcacgaaagtttgaaaatctttaagagcttggaggcttataaatgctacgttgctggttgggtgaaacaggtcctcgtacacgaaaattcggcaggaatctatcttgtgctcgggaaggtgagttacgaaattttcatttcaaaatcttttgttcttgctaacatccactgtcaagtctaatgtatttcatgtgatttgtcaatggagctagggcttttaatgtttatatggtttagcgatagcactctcactacatacgtatataatatgtaataaatatgaagtgcgatagcactactccagattgtccctagttgaatttattttttggcttttgacctcaatagtgaaattgtaaattaattgtatgacaactgtctgattatccccttataattatatattttcaggtagttcattcacaacgtctgagtgtatgttgtcggcgattagcctagcaatgatcttaattgtggttgtcagcccaaaaccctctaaatatatattaaatgcatcttaccagatataaaatgactactacataatctgtggtagtcgtttggagcccagttttctcgtcgaattgcagcagtcaatctcggtctcctctccgggtctctcggaatacggtaaaacttcaagtctctccatctatcttctctgtttttgcaaccgaccgccacacacgacttcaccattttgattattaatgttaacgagcagaaaaacacgccataataggaggaatttacgaagcgctaatgcattaacatgacgagtatacggacaacatggcgcgggggcgtggctgtgacgtcacgtgagtagcgtCTGTACAGCCGTGCtgttgtatgaggactaaggattcagctgattttgcggattaatacgtttattttttgcatcacgcgagccaaacggctgcagaaaaatcctgttgtaggagggagaggcgtgtgcgcctttttggggtttcaaaaggttcccatttactggtggatattggccaaaacaagccctactactgtggaaccgtgggacttacgaggacgtgagtaaacatcgtgttttgtattatgtgaaatactgggatcattttaatatgtaggcggcCTGCATTTTGTGACATGCTCTTTGTCCCCTCGGTCAACGACTTGTCGcatatccccccgccgggagagcaataCTAGTATACTCGGCTCATCCCCCTCTTCATTcaagtgcccggtgttctgtcaaagtttccgaccgatcagaaattgcaactttgagttaaaaatagccgcgaatacagcgattacaaagtcaacagtacaaactttctttaaataaaagactacttatgtttgatcatggattgaCATGTCATTGTCATTGATTGGCAGCGGTCATTGTCAAGCTGCTTGCCCGGCGAGCTCCCCTGACCGTAGAAGCTAGGAactagctgtaaattgctctccgccgggcggtttgacgatcggcgaagacagtcTACAACCCAGTCgttatgtcaaataatccgggttagttatgtgtgattttccgcttcaaagactttgaaacatcattggttcgggttagcatgtcggctagctgtcacgcctcttggtttgtttacattctccaaagccggagaagggaaatgacataagcccagtttaagtggcataaaatatcgttcgggaggtgcgacagtaaaggtgaagtcgttagttttgaccattattgagtaattttgccatgtcgtcttgaataaatgcatttttatcatttaatattccatttagcacaagactgttatttgtcatgaccatgccaattatttagcaattggggaaaaatacttggataaaaagaacatcctgtaaaaatattggagtagagagactgaaacaatgacattttgcgtctctcttcgtcgtgttttcctcgttgtgaataattccccctcaatgggctgaatagtaaaatcgatgagccctGTCAcccgctgatgtcatccacctgttggggacgctagagccctataatggtaggcgtggctaaccggcagattaaaagactaatttctcgtcatctgggctttgctaaattgttgcatatagtcgaatgactcgaatcatctcaaaatatgattctaattcacataataatcctatttaagactttttttctcgtgtcgtacgcactttaatggccatagacgtccattccGTTTGAAGTGTGAGTGATGCCAGCGAATGAAAGAAACTGccaccttcccagttcaaatggattggatgtctacttgtGATGAACTCTGAATTtcacagaaggatgaaaacagcttgttttttctttgtagaatatccttgaatgatttcctgactaggagtgggaacttcttgttacctcacgatacggtacgatttgcgatacaaagctcaaaataacgatgatctgacgatattgcgatacaacgatttagagctgtcccgactagtcgacgttgtcgacgtcatcgatgacgtaaatgcgtcgacgggcaaaacatgccgtcgacgggtaatgacgggttaaaaacaaaattacatgcagataaagtttagaatggcaggcgctcgcgatacaagcggttgttactggcaccccaagggagccgctgttatttcagtgtgaccggcgttgtcagatCGAGcagagaggaagaaagtgggcgagcgagagagagggagcgagatcggcgagttggaaaagtgcgcgggCCGGGTAACCGCCGAGTTGACTAGCTTcccgaggaggaaatcggacgaacccagacgaaccgacgacaacgagccaagtgaatcgccggtgaggagttgaaaacacctccAATTTCAAAAAAAGGGCAGAGATGGTTACAcgcgaaagcggcataaagccaaaaaagacgACCAGAATAACCAGAGCctagaattatttcaaggaaaatatggag includes:
- the LOC130931894 gene encoding oocyte zinc finger protein XlCOF6.1-like isoform X2; the encoded protein is MRYPAEVTIKELHPQKRDPLHVKQEESEITYIKQQEEPETPSIKEEEQEDEITKCPMTVSVKSEEDEGPSKESGEAKPSSDSSFQHLTPKGEGRLTSDGLLAPLSESDDVTSHSSDFNTDEEDEEFDQDASEFLNKSSLKSSTKVVGKPFTCSLCDKTYSLKHHLKRHMLTHTGEKPFACSFCDKRFIVKKDLNDHIRTHTGEKPFACSFCDKRFVRKTHLNDHTAVHTGEKPFPCSVCHKRFSRQELLNRHFKTHTGEKPFQCTSCGRAFTFKGCLKRHTLTHTEEKPFVCTSCGKRFIAKEVFINHTRTHSGEKPFACSRCDKRFCKKHDLTIHTRTHTGEKPFACSRCDKRFCTNHDLTRHTRTHTGEKPFACSRCDKRFCMKQALTRHTQTHTGEKPFSCSRCYKRFCSKQALTKHTRTHTG
- the LOC130931894 gene encoding gastrula zinc finger protein XlCGF57.1-like isoform X1, whose product is MVKACVAVGCNNREDRRRRRRELKFYRIPRDPERRERDGLLKFDEKTGLQTITTDYVVVILYLYPAEVTIKELHPQKRDPLHVKQEESEITYIKQQEEPETPSIKEEEQEDEITKCPMTVSVKSEEDEGPSKESGEAKPSSDSSFQHLTPKGEGRLTSDGLLAPLSESDDVTSHSSDFNTDEEDEEFDQDASEFLNKSSLKSSTKVVGKPFTCSLCDKTYSLKHHLKRHMLTHTGEKPFACSFCDKRFIVKKDLNDHIRTHTGEKPFACSFCDKRFVRKTHLNDHTAVHTGEKPFPCSVCHKRFSRQELLNRHFKTHTGEKPFQCTSCGRAFTFKGCLKRHTLTHTEEKPFVCTSCGKRFIAKEVFINHTRTHSGEKPFACSRCDKRFCKKHDLTIHTRTHTGEKPFACSRCDKRFCTNHDLTRHTRTHTGEKPFACSRCDKRFCMKQALTRHTQTHTGEKPFSCSRCYKRFCSKQALTKHTRTHTG